The Collimonas sp. PA-H2 genome contains a region encoding:
- a CDS encoding glycosyltransferase family 4 protein encodes MRILLLTQWFDPEPTFKGLLFARKLQQLGHEVEVITGFPNYPGGKLYPGFRQTWRKREEIDGVVVTRVPLYPSHDGSAVKRLLNYFSFALTSCLYGVFGAKKADVIYVYHPPMTVGLSGALIGMFRNTPFVYDIQDLWPDTLRATGMIGNERALGIVSSVCNWIYRRASHIVVLSPGFQKLLIERGVSSSKMSVIYNWCDETSMQIPEQTALDLSFMVGRFNIVFAGNMGKAQALNTVIEAAKIIESQNAEVQFVFVGGGIEVDNLKAMSVSAALKNVRFLPRMPMNEVGAVLSKADALLVHLKDDPLFEITIPSKTQAYLAVGKPILMAVSGDAADLVRRAEAGIAVKPENAASLADGVLQMTRLSVELREEMGKKAIEFYQKELSLDVGVERFIEVFNQVAIKKNTLN; translated from the coding sequence TTGCGTATTCTATTATTGACTCAATGGTTCGATCCGGAACCTACCTTCAAGGGCTTGCTGTTTGCTCGTAAGCTGCAGCAGCTTGGCCATGAGGTAGAGGTAATTACCGGTTTCCCCAATTACCCGGGTGGTAAGCTGTATCCCGGATTTCGGCAAACATGGCGCAAGCGCGAAGAGATTGACGGCGTTGTGGTGACCAGGGTGCCGCTATACCCTAGTCATGACGGTTCGGCCGTCAAGCGCTTGCTGAATTACTTCAGTTTTGCCCTGACGTCTTGTTTGTACGGCGTATTCGGAGCAAAAAAAGCGGATGTAATCTATGTTTATCATCCACCGATGACTGTCGGATTGTCGGGTGCCTTGATAGGTATGTTTCGCAATACGCCGTTTGTCTACGATATTCAGGATCTATGGCCGGATACATTGCGTGCGACCGGCATGATAGGAAATGAGCGTGCCTTAGGGATAGTGAGTTCGGTTTGCAACTGGATATATCGGCGAGCGAGCCATATAGTTGTTTTGTCGCCTGGATTTCAAAAACTGCTAATCGAGCGGGGGGTGAGCAGTTCTAAAATGTCAGTTATCTATAACTGGTGTGACGAAACATCCATGCAGATCCCGGAACAGACAGCGCTCGATCTATCTTTCATGGTGGGACGTTTTAATATCGTCTTCGCCGGGAACATGGGCAAGGCACAGGCATTGAATACAGTGATTGAGGCAGCAAAGATCATTGAATCGCAGAATGCAGAGGTGCAGTTCGTATTTGTTGGAGGCGGGATCGAAGTGGATAACCTCAAGGCAATGAGCGTGTCCGCTGCCCTTAAGAATGTGAGGTTCTTGCCGCGCATGCCAATGAATGAGGTGGGAGCGGTTTTGTCCAAGGCAGACGCTCTGCTGGTGCACCTCAAGGATGATCCGCTCTTTGAAATTACTATTCCTTCCAAGACCCAGGCCTATCTTGCAGTAGGTAAACCGATACTGATGGCAGTCAGCGGGGACGCGGCAGATTTGGTGCGGCGCGCTGAGGCCGGTATCGCGGTGAAGCCCGAGAACGCGGCCTCTCTGGCAGATGGAGTGTTGCAGATGACTAGGCTGTCAGTCGAGTTGAGGGAGGAGATGGGCAAAAAAGCGATCGAATTTTATCAAAAAGAATTGTCTTTAGATGTCGGTGTTGAGCGATTCATAGAAGTATTTAATCAAGTTGCCATCAAGAAAAATACGTTAAATTAG
- a CDS encoding sugar transferase encodes MLKRSFDLFVALLLLTVTMPGLVIVALLVRVYLGKPVLFSQIRPGKDGQPFTVYKFRTMTDAKDEHGVLLPDAVRLTSFGMFLRRTSLDELPQLLNVVKGDISLVGPRPLLMEYLPLYSAEQARRHEVRPGITGWAQVNGRNAISWEEKFDLDVWYVDHHSFLLDIKILILTFMKVFSGKDVSAKDHATMPAFKGKNQ; translated from the coding sequence ATGTTAAAAAGATCTTTTGATTTGTTCGTCGCTTTGCTATTACTGACGGTCACCATGCCAGGTTTGGTGATCGTCGCGTTGCTGGTACGGGTGTATCTTGGAAAGCCGGTACTTTTTTCTCAAATCAGGCCCGGTAAAGATGGTCAGCCATTTACAGTATACAAATTCCGGACAATGACAGATGCAAAGGATGAGCACGGAGTGCTGCTTCCAGATGCTGTGCGGCTTACCAGCTTTGGCATGTTCTTGCGGCGGACTAGCCTGGACGAGCTTCCCCAGCTACTGAATGTAGTTAAAGGCGACATCAGTCTAGTAGGCCCACGGCCGCTTTTGATGGAGTATCTGCCGCTCTATAGCGCGGAGCAGGCAAGGCGGCATGAGGTCCGCCCAGGCATTACTGGGTGGGCGCAGGTCAACGGACGCAATGCAATCAGCTGGGAAGAGAAATTCGATCTGGATGTCTGGTATGTTGATCATCATTCATTCTTACTTGATATCAAGATATTGATTCTTACGTTCATGAAAGTCTTTTCTGGCAAAGATGTTTCAGCAAAGGATCATGCAACCATGCCGGCTTTCAAAGGCAAAAATCAATGA
- a CDS encoding DegT/DnrJ/EryC1/StrS aminotransferase family protein — MTIENISKGQWPHFSQDEVDAVVAVLKSGKVNYWTGDMCRAFEREYAAYVGTPYAVAVSNGTVALELALYALGIGVGDEVITTSRTYIASASCVVMRGALPIVADVDRNSQNIAPESIRAAITPRTKAIIVVHLAGWPCDMDAIMAIAKEYDLKVIEDCAQANGATYKGRQIGSFGHAAAFSFCQDKIISSGGEGGMLVTHDEGVWERAWAYKDIGRSYDAVYRREHPPGFRWLTESFGTNWRMTEMQAAIGRLQLQKLDGWIAKRRENAAILTRAFETIPALRLTLPPADIAHAYYKYYAFVKPEHLKADWSRDRIIAELTAMGIHCFSGSCSEIYLEKAFDSLPSKPKTRLPVAKDLGETSLMFLVHPTLEAADMNEVVTAVQKVFASASR, encoded by the coding sequence ATGACTATTGAAAATATATCCAAAGGCCAATGGCCACATTTTTCTCAGGATGAAGTTGACGCAGTTGTTGCCGTTCTCAAATCGGGCAAGGTGAATTATTGGACCGGAGATATGTGCCGCGCATTCGAGCGCGAATATGCCGCATATGTCGGGACACCTTATGCAGTCGCCGTCTCAAACGGCACTGTCGCATTGGAACTGGCGCTTTACGCCTTGGGTATCGGTGTCGGCGACGAAGTGATCACGACATCTCGCACCTATATTGCATCTGCCAGTTGTGTCGTCATGCGCGGGGCGTTGCCGATTGTGGCGGATGTGGACCGCAATAGTCAGAATATTGCACCTGAATCCATTCGTGCTGCCATTACCCCACGTACCAAGGCGATCATTGTTGTGCATCTGGCTGGCTGGCCGTGCGACATGGATGCGATTATGGCGATCGCTAAAGAATACGACTTGAAGGTAATCGAAGATTGCGCGCAGGCCAACGGTGCGACATACAAGGGGCGGCAGATCGGCTCGTTCGGCCATGCTGCTGCCTTTTCATTTTGCCAGGACAAGATTATTTCGAGCGGCGGTGAGGGCGGTATGCTGGTTACTCACGACGAAGGCGTCTGGGAGCGGGCTTGGGCTTACAAGGATATCGGCCGTAGCTATGACGCGGTATATCGTCGCGAACATCCTCCTGGTTTCAGATGGCTGACAGAGTCATTTGGTACAAACTGGCGGATGACTGAGATGCAAGCCGCGATAGGGCGTTTGCAGCTCCAAAAACTTGATGGGTGGATCGCCAAGCGAAGGGAAAATGCAGCTATTTTGACGCGCGCATTTGAAACTATCCCAGCTCTCAGATTGACTCTGCCCCCGGCTGACATTGCTCATGCTTATTATAAATATTATGCATTTGTGAAGCCTGAGCACCTCAAGGCAGACTGGAGTCGAGACAGAATTATTGCGGAATTAACCGCAATGGGAATACATTGTTTTTCCGGGTCTTGCAGTGAAATCTATCTCGAAAAGGCATTTGATTCTTTGCCGAGCAAGCCCAAAACCCGGCTGCCTGTTGCTAAGGACCTGGGAGAGACCAGTTTGATGTTTTTAGTGCATCCGACTCTGGAGGCCGCGGATATGAATGAAGTGGTGACTGCAGTGCAGAAGGTTTTTGCGTCGGCATCACGGTAA
- a CDS encoding sugar transferase, which produces MKRIFDLLSSLLLLSILALPLFLVALLVRLSSPGPILYWSNRVGRNNKIFLMPKFRTMKIETPVVATHLLNNSNRFLTPIGSFLRKSSLDELPQLWSIVKGEMSLVGPRPALFNQDDLITLRTEFGVESLLPGLTGWAQINGRDELSIQEKVRLDAEYLRRQSFLLDMKIILLTVLKVVRRDGVMH; this is translated from the coding sequence ATGAAGCGGATCTTTGACCTGTTGTCAAGTTTGTTGCTATTATCGATTCTTGCTCTTCCTCTTTTTTTGGTGGCATTGTTAGTAAGGCTGTCGTCACCAGGACCTATTTTGTATTGGTCCAATCGGGTCGGACGTAATAATAAAATTTTCCTAATGCCGAAATTCCGGACTATGAAGATCGAAACACCGGTGGTGGCAACACATTTACTTAATAATTCCAATCGATTTTTGACACCCATTGGCTCATTTTTACGTAAATCCAGCCTGGACGAATTACCGCAGCTGTGGAGTATTGTCAAAGGAGAAATGAGTCTCGTCGGTCCAAGACCTGCTTTGTTTAATCAAGATGATCTGATTACATTACGCACAGAATTTGGCGTCGAAAGCTTGTTGCCGGGGCTGACGGGTTGGGCACAGATTAATGGCCGGGACGAGCTTTCAATTCAGGAAAAGGTAAGATTGGATGCAGAATATTTGCGACGCCAGTCTTTTTTGTTAGATATGAAAATCATACTCCTCACGGTTTTGAAAGTCGTTCGAAGAGATGGAGTCATGCATTAG
- a CDS encoding nucleoside-diphosphate sugar epimerase/dehydratase, whose product MVHFLNLSRLHKQIIAASADLIMLPLTFCLAIWLRHDGLSTWLLHQYGLLILAAPLISLPIFIRLGLYRAVIRFIDHKIVYVVVFGVTLSVIALGALGTFTQTAGYSRAVFGIYWVSAILYTTASRFLARGYLLRVSGVGSAVPVAIYGAGQAGTQLASALRAGNEYLPLAFVDDKKELRRATIAGIKVFSADELPDLIARYNLKEVLLAMPSLSKFQQKHILDLLEPLKVKIKVTPPIKSLINGELRVQDIRDVEIEDLLGRDPVDPNPELISACIVNKSVMVTGAGGSIGSELCRQIIRQRPSQLILLEMSEFGLYTIEQELRELQKSIHVNIELLPFLGSVLETEKCERIMRTFSVETVYHAAAYKHVPLVEHNPIEGIRNNVFGTLSVAKAAIAAGVKSFVLISTDKAVRPTNVMGSTKRFAELILQAFARLQPKTFSRTRFCMVRFGNVLGSSGSVVPLFRKQIMAGGPITLTHPEITRYFMTIPEAAQLVLQAGAMGEGGDVFVLDMGEPVKIVDLAKRMVHLSGLEVMSDLTPDGTIEINHVGLRPGEKLYEELLIGDNVEGTEHPLIMRAREVEIPWAILEDQLIKLEDACARFAYEEVRALLLHTVAEYSPQCGIEDFIWRAKHRLAGADAGDAMLH is encoded by the coding sequence ATGGTCCATTTTTTAAACTTATCGCGTCTTCACAAGCAAATAATTGCTGCATCTGCCGATTTAATCATGTTGCCGCTAACATTTTGCTTGGCGATATGGTTGCGTCACGATGGTCTTAGTACCTGGTTATTACACCAATATGGATTGCTGATTCTTGCTGCTCCTTTGATATCCCTTCCTATTTTCATCCGATTAGGTTTATATAGAGCTGTTATCCGCTTCATTGATCACAAGATTGTTTATGTGGTGGTGTTTGGCGTAACCCTATCGGTTATTGCATTGGGGGCTCTTGGAACCTTTACACAGACTGCAGGCTATTCTCGTGCCGTTTTTGGGATCTACTGGGTAAGTGCAATCTTATATACCACTGCAAGCCGGTTTTTAGCGCGTGGCTATTTGCTGCGTGTGAGTGGGGTAGGCAGTGCTGTGCCCGTGGCAATTTACGGCGCGGGACAAGCTGGCACCCAACTGGCGAGCGCGCTTCGGGCGGGGAACGAATATTTGCCGTTGGCATTTGTCGATGACAAGAAGGAGTTGAGGAGGGCCACTATAGCAGGCATCAAAGTCTTCTCGGCAGACGAGTTGCCGGACTTGATTGCGCGATATAACCTCAAAGAAGTATTGCTGGCGATGCCCTCATTGAGCAAATTCCAGCAGAAACACATTCTTGATCTGCTTGAACCACTCAAAGTCAAAATTAAAGTAACGCCCCCGATCAAGAGTCTCATTAACGGTGAGTTGCGCGTGCAGGATATCCGTGATGTTGAGATTGAGGATTTGCTGGGGCGCGATCCGGTTGACCCGAATCCAGAGTTGATTTCAGCATGTATCGTCAACAAATCCGTGATGGTAACCGGTGCAGGTGGCTCAATTGGATCTGAGTTGTGCCGCCAGATTATTCGACAGCGTCCGTCGCAGTTGATTTTGCTTGAAATGTCTGAATTCGGTTTGTATACGATTGAGCAAGAGCTGCGTGAACTGCAGAAAAGTATTCATGTCAATATAGAGTTGCTACCGTTCCTAGGGTCGGTTCTCGAAACAGAAAAATGTGAAAGAATTATGCGCACATTTTCGGTGGAGACCGTTTATCACGCGGCCGCATATAAGCATGTCCCACTAGTAGAACATAATCCGATTGAAGGTATCCGGAATAATGTATTCGGTACCTTGAGCGTAGCTAAAGCTGCTATCGCAGCAGGTGTTAAATCGTTTGTGCTGATTTCCACTGACAAGGCGGTCCGACCGACCAATGTGATGGGATCGACCAAGCGCTTCGCGGAACTGATCTTGCAGGCATTTGCGCGCTTGCAACCTAAAACGTTTTCAAGAACACGATTCTGCATGGTACGTTTTGGTAACGTACTTGGGTCATCTGGATCTGTGGTACCGCTGTTTCGTAAGCAGATCATGGCTGGTGGCCCGATCACTTTGACTCACCCGGAGATCACTCGTTATTTCATGACTATTCCCGAAGCCGCGCAGCTTGTACTGCAGGCCGGAGCCATGGGAGAAGGGGGCGATGTTTTTGTGTTAGATATGGGTGAGCCTGTCAAGATTGTTGATCTGGCCAAACGCATGGTGCATTTGAGTGGGCTCGAAGTCATGTCGGATCTGACACCAGATGGAACTATAGAAATCAATCACGTCGGCCTGCGTCCTGGTGAAAAATTATACGAGGAATTGCTGATTGGAGATAATGTCGAAGGTACCGAGCATCCTTTGATCATGCGTGCGCGAGAAGTAGAGATCCCGTGGGCAATTTTAGAGGACCAGCTGATTAAATTGGAGGATGCGTGCGCTAGGTTTGCCTATGAAGAAGTTCGCGCGCTGCTGTTGCATACAGTTGCCGAATATTCGCCTCAGTGCGGAATTGAAGATTTTATCTGGCGTGCCAAGCATCGTTTGGCCGGTGCAGATGCCGGTGACGCGATGTTGCATTAA
- a CDS encoding H-NS family nucleoid-associated regulatory protein, which translates to MDLSGLSVVELRALQDQVKQALKDREHQELVKAREQILAIAQNAGISLQDLLGAQSRGKNTATKTKVAVRYRHPSDPLLQWTGRGRQPKWVQDWVASGQSLDAVRV; encoded by the coding sequence ATGGATTTATCAGGACTGTCAGTTGTCGAGTTACGTGCATTGCAAGATCAGGTCAAGCAAGCTTTGAAAGATCGCGAGCATCAAGAGTTGGTTAAAGCACGCGAGCAAATTTTGGCTATCGCTCAAAATGCGGGAATTTCGCTGCAGGATTTGCTGGGCGCCCAGTCGCGTGGCAAGAACACTGCGACCAAGACAAAAGTAGCGGTCCGTTATCGTCATCCTTCGGATCCTTTGCTGCAATGGACAGGTCGCGGCCGTCAACCTAAATGGGTTCAGGATTGGGTCGCTTCCGGTCAGTCGCTGGACGCCGTACGCGTATAA
- a CDS encoding phosphomannomutase/phosphoglucomutase, whose amino-acid sequence MLPLSKSIFKAYDIRGVIGSTLDAGIARQIGRAFGAAVRSKGEKTVIIGRDGRLSGPELAAALATGLRDACVDVIDLGVVVTPMVYFATHVLGAQSGIMVTGSHNPPDYNGFKMVLAGEAIYGDTIQQLYQTIANSDAKAIVSAPTGSYRKRDIKSAYLQRIVSDTKLARPMKIVVDCGNGVAGAFAGELYRALGCEVQELFCEVDGTFPNHHPDPAHPENLQDVIRALQNSDAEIGLAFDGDGDRLGVVTKDGQIIYPDRQLMLFAADVLTRHPGREILYDVKCTRHLAPWITEHGGKPLMWKTGHSLVKAKMRETGAPLGGEMSGHVFFKDRWYGFDDGLYAGARLLELLSRESDPSALLNALPQSSSTPELQLKLEEGENFSLIEKLQNEASFPGSEEIIKIDGLRVEYADGFGLARSSNTTPVVVMRFEAESEQALARIQSEFKRVIMAAKPDAALPF is encoded by the coding sequence ATGCTCCCACTCTCTAAATCGATATTCAAGGCCTACGACATCCGCGGTGTCATCGGCAGTACGCTGGACGCTGGCATCGCACGTCAGATCGGCCGGGCTTTCGGCGCCGCTGTGCGGAGCAAAGGCGAAAAAACGGTGATTATCGGTCGCGACGGCCGTTTGTCCGGACCGGAACTGGCCGCTGCACTGGCAACAGGTTTGCGGGACGCATGCGTGGATGTGATCGACCTGGGTGTGGTGGTGACGCCGATGGTGTATTTTGCGACCCACGTGCTGGGCGCGCAATCCGGAATCATGGTCACCGGCAGCCATAATCCGCCCGATTATAACGGTTTCAAGATGGTGCTCGCGGGTGAGGCCATATACGGCGACACCATTCAGCAGCTGTACCAGACTATCGCGAATAGCGACGCCAAGGCTATCGTATCGGCACCGACCGGCAGCTATCGCAAACGTGACATCAAGAGTGCCTACCTGCAGCGCATCGTCAGCGACACCAAACTGGCGCGGCCGATGAAGATCGTGGTCGATTGCGGCAATGGCGTCGCCGGCGCCTTTGCCGGCGAGCTGTATCGCGCACTCGGCTGCGAGGTGCAGGAACTGTTCTGCGAAGTGGACGGCACTTTCCCCAACCACCATCCCGATCCGGCGCATCCGGAAAATCTGCAGGACGTAATCCGCGCCTTGCAAAACTCCGATGCGGAAATCGGCCTGGCATTCGACGGCGACGGCGACCGTCTTGGCGTCGTCACGAAAGACGGCCAGATCATCTATCCGGACCGGCAGCTGATGCTGTTCGCCGCCGATGTGCTGACGCGCCATCCCGGTCGCGAGATCCTGTATGACGTCAAATGTACCCGTCATCTGGCGCCATGGATCACCGAGCACGGCGGCAAGCCCTTGATGTGGAAGACCGGACACTCGCTGGTCAAGGCCAAGATGCGAGAAACTGGCGCCCCGCTGGGCGGTGAAATGAGCGGCCATGTTTTCTTCAAGGACCGCTGGTACGGTTTCGATGATGGCCTTTACGCCGGTGCGCGCCTGCTGGAACTATTGAGCCGTGAAAGCGATCCATCCGCGCTGCTGAACGCCTTGCCGCAATCGTCCAGCACGCCTGAGCTGCAATTGAAACTGGAAGAAGGGGAGAATTTTTCCCTGATCGAGAAATTGCAGAATGAGGCGAGCTTTCCCGGCTCGGAAGAAATTATCAAGATCGACGGTTTGCGCGTTGAATACGCCGACGGCTTTGGCCTGGCCCGCTCCTCGAATACCACACCGGTTGTCGTGATGCGTTTTGAGGCAGAATCGGAACAAGCGCTGGCACGGATTCAATCCGAGTTCAAGCGCGTGATTATGGCTGCGAAGCCTGATGCAGCACTGCCTTTCTAA
- the waaC gene encoding lipopolysaccharide heptosyltransferase I, whose amino-acid sequence MNILIVRVSSLGDVVHNMPMVSDIRHHYPDANIDWVVEEGYTGLVRMNPDVRRIIPIALRRWRKSLLTTATRAEIANFRKQLKQDAYDVVFDTQGLLKTSIVMRMVRLASNGRRIGLANATEGSGYEPLSRIFHTKSIKVGLHTHAVLRAREVAAQALGYSVDTAADFNMQPAIMKPADLPTWLPATQYAVFFHGTARAAKQWSNSNWVRIAALLAERGLPVLLPWGSEAEKSNAEQLASQMSNARVLPKLPLMEAVLLAQRAALVIGVDTGLTHIAAAFNRPTIELYCDSPRWKTEGNWSPQIINLGEIGMPPTVEQVALAVDTLEA is encoded by the coding sequence TTGAACATTCTGATCGTCCGTGTCTCCTCGCTTGGAGATGTGGTGCATAACATGCCAATGGTGTCGGATATCCGACATCATTATCCCGACGCGAATATCGACTGGGTCGTTGAAGAAGGCTACACTGGCCTGGTGCGTATGAATCCCGACGTGCGCCGCATCATCCCGATCGCATTGCGGCGTTGGCGCAAGAGCCTGTTGACTACGGCGACACGGGCGGAAATTGCGAATTTCAGGAAGCAGCTGAAACAGGACGCCTACGATGTGGTGTTCGATACGCAGGGCTTACTGAAGACCAGCATCGTCATGCGCATGGTGCGCCTGGCGTCCAATGGTCGGCGCATTGGCCTGGCGAACGCAACCGAGGGTTCCGGCTACGAACCATTGTCTCGCATATTCCATACCAAGAGTATTAAAGTGGGCTTGCACACGCACGCAGTATTGCGCGCTCGTGAAGTAGCGGCACAAGCGCTTGGCTATAGTGTAGACACCGCGGCTGATTTCAATATGCAGCCCGCGATTATGAAGCCTGCTGACCTGCCGACATGGTTGCCGGCCACGCAGTATGCCGTTTTCTTCCACGGCACGGCGCGCGCCGCCAAGCAGTGGTCCAATTCCAATTGGGTGCGGATTGCCGCCCTGCTTGCGGAGCGGGGCTTGCCGGTGCTGCTGCCCTGGGGCAGCGAAGCGGAGAAAAGCAATGCCGAGCAATTGGCCAGTCAAATGAGCAATGCGCGCGTGCTGCCTAAATTGCCTTTGATGGAAGCTGTATTGCTGGCACAGCGCGCCGCTTTGGTGATCGGCGTTGATACCGGCTTGACGCACATTGCGGCCGCCTTCAATCGCCCAACCATCGAGCTGTACTGTGATTCTCCACGCTGGAAAACCGAAGGCAACTGGTCACCGCAGATCATCAACCTGGGAGAAATCGGCATGCCGCCAACGGTGGAGCAGGTTGCGCTGGCAGTCGACACGCTGGAGGCGTAA
- the selB gene encoding selenocysteine-specific translation elongation factor yields MIVGTAGHIDHGKTTLIKALTGVNTDRLKEEQERGISIELGYAYTALPNGEVLGFIDVPGHERLVHTMVAGASGIDFALLVIAADDGVMPQTREHLEILQWLGVDAGAVALSKIDRVDEARIADVTTEIQALLTGTRLTGVPIFKVAAHLPQDAGTTALQQHLHAVAQSMPPRRADGLFRLAIDRVFTLPGHGTVVTGTVFSGQVDNGDHLALMPAGDTVRVRSLHVQNRPAASGSAGQRCALNLSGIDKDAIKRGDWLADPRALTPSTRIDVELQLSAGAGLVLRNRSLLHVHLGTLHQLAHVTLLEGNTLNSGHRCRVQLQFESAVCTTPGDRFIVRNAQASMTVGGGHVLDPTAPARKRRTPERRAWLDAVEQMLSGAGLTALLQTASPGGVRLSTLMQLSGLPSNALSLPSDAQTIVTGSTGQDKFVVLSAQWQSLKACAVDALTDFHARFPDEQGVDSGRLRRMAQPTLDNALWLAVLTSLTEDGAIQRSGPWLHLPQHAVALSESEQALAKQLLATLAAAGFDPPWVRDLARVHSLPEEQVRQLLRKLLRQGSVYQVERDLFYHHERMRELAALMVALIAQRETEASPTAAAGVNAASWRDATGLGRKRAIQILEFFDRIGYTRRLRDAHVLRGGDLDWF; encoded by the coding sequence ATGATCGTCGGCACCGCCGGGCATATCGATCACGGCAAGACCACGCTGATCAAAGCACTGACCGGCGTCAATACCGACCGCCTCAAGGAAGAACAGGAACGCGGCATTTCGATCGAACTTGGCTACGCCTACACCGCACTGCCGAATGGTGAAGTGTTGGGGTTCATCGACGTTCCCGGCCACGAGCGCCTGGTGCACACCATGGTGGCCGGCGCCAGCGGCATCGACTTCGCACTGCTGGTGATCGCCGCCGACGACGGCGTCATGCCGCAGACACGCGAGCATCTGGAGATACTGCAATGGCTGGGCGTCGATGCCGGCGCCGTTGCCTTGAGCAAAATCGACCGCGTCGATGAGGCGCGCATTGCCGACGTCACCACCGAGATTCAAGCACTGCTGACCGGCACCAGGCTGACTGGCGTACCGATATTTAAGGTCGCGGCGCATCTGCCGCAAGATGCCGGAACCACGGCGCTGCAACAGCATCTGCATGCCGTGGCGCAAAGCATGCCGCCGCGCCGCGCCGACGGACTGTTCCGGCTGGCGATAGACCGGGTATTCACTCTGCCGGGACACGGCACGGTGGTCACCGGCACCGTTTTCTCCGGCCAGGTCGACAACGGCGATCATCTGGCGCTGATGCCGGCCGGCGACACGGTGCGTGTGCGCAGCCTGCATGTACAAAACCGCCCCGCCGCCAGCGGCAGCGCCGGCCAGCGCTGCGCGCTCAACCTGAGCGGCATTGACAAGGACGCTATTAAACGCGGCGACTGGCTGGCGGATCCGCGCGCACTGACGCCGTCGACACGGATTGACGTCGAGCTGCAGCTATCGGCCGGCGCCGGCCTGGTGCTGCGCAACCGTTCTCTCCTGCACGTCCATCTCGGCACCTTGCACCAGCTTGCACACGTCACGCTGCTGGAAGGGAATACCCTGAACTCCGGCCATCGCTGCCGGGTGCAGCTGCAGTTTGAATCCGCCGTCTGCACGACGCCGGGCGACCGCTTTATCGTCCGCAATGCGCAGGCCAGCATGACAGTCGGCGGCGGCCACGTACTCGACCCGACCGCCCCGGCCAGAAAGCGGCGCACGCCGGAACGGCGGGCCTGGCTCGATGCGGTCGAGCAAATGTTGAGCGGCGCTGGCCTCACGGCATTGCTGCAAACGGCCTCGCCTGGCGGCGTGCGCCTGTCGACGTTGATGCAGTTGAGCGGCTTGCCATCGAATGCTTTGTCATTGCCGTCGGATGCACAGACGATTGTCACCGGTTCAACCGGGCAGGATAAATTTGTCGTGCTGTCGGCCCAATGGCAATCTCTGAAAGCATGCGCAGTCGACGCACTCACGGATTTCCATGCGCGCTTTCCCGATGAGCAAGGCGTCGACAGCGGGCGTCTGCGGCGCATGGCGCAGCCGACGCTCGACAACGCGCTGTGGCTGGCGGTTCTGACCTCTCTTACCGAGGACGGCGCGATACAGCGTAGCGGACCGTGGCTGCATTTGCCGCAGCATGCGGTAGCGCTGTCGGAAAGCGAACAGGCGCTGGCGAAGCAGCTGCTGGCCACGCTTGCCGCCGCAGGTTTCGATCCGCCGTGGGTGCGCGACCTGGCAAGGGTCCATTCTCTGCCTGAAGAACAGGTGCGCCAGCTGCTGCGCAAATTGCTGCGGCAAGGATCGGTTTATCAGGTTGAGCGGGATCTGTTTTATCACCATGAGCGCATGCGCGAACTGGCTGCACTGATGGTCGCTCTGATCGCGCAACGAGAAACGGAAGCTAGCCCAACGGCTGCTGCCGGAGTGAACGCAGCAAGCTGGCGCGACGCCACCGGCCTCGGGCGCAAGCGAGCGATTCAGATTCTGGAATTTTTTGATCGCATCGGCTATACCCGCCGCCTGCGCGATGCGCACGTGTTGCGCGGCGGCGACCTGGACTGGTTCTGA